In Aedes albopictus strain Foshan chromosome 3, AalbF5, whole genome shotgun sequence, the following are encoded in one genomic region:
- the LOC109429135 gene encoding larval cuticle protein A2B-like — translation MAAFKIVIVTVCLIGVSKAGVLLPAARFAAAPLAPVVPAVAAVNTNYDPLPQYTYAYNVQDALTGDNKSQQETRDGDVVKGSYSLVEPDGTVRTVIYTADPINGFNAIVQRGPLVHKALVPVAPVAKVFG, via the exons ATGGCTGCCTTCAAG ATTGTGATCGTAACCGTTTGTTTGATCGGAGTGAGCAAAGCCGGAGTTCTACTGCCAGCTGCTCGATTCGCCGCTGCCCCTCTAGCCCCTGTGGTTCCAGCAGTTGCTGCAGTTAACACCAACTATGACCCACTGCCACAGTATACCTATGCTTACAACGTTCAGGACGCTTTGACCGGTGATAACAAGAGCCAACAAGAAACCCGAGATGGAGATGTTGTGAAGG GCTCTTACTCGCTGGTCGAACCCGACGGCACTGTGCGCACTGTGATCTACACTGCCGATCCAATCAACGGTTTCAACGCGATCGTTCAGCGTGGCCCATTGGTACACAAGGCGCTGGTGCCCGTGGCTCCAGTGGCCAAGGTGTTCGGTTAA